In Danio aesculapii chromosome 12, fDanAes4.1, whole genome shotgun sequence, the sequence CAGATTTCTCAACACAGCAGCatatcaggtgtgtgtgtgtgtgtgtgtatgtgtgagtgtgttataCCTCATGCGGCTGCAGGTTCATGTCATTGAGGACCGTCTTGAAGAACTCTGCTGAAGGTTTTCCCACCACCTCAGCCTGGACATCACATGCGtactgaacaacacacacacacacacacacacacaaacaacatgggTATGGTTTATTATTCCTGTCACATCTTTCActtcatccatacattcatcaCAGAAGATTCACTGAATCACATCTAACACACGTGACCTTTGACCTGCTGTATTTACCTCCAGCGCCTTCATGAACACACCCACATCCAGCTTCAGGCCGTCCGTCTCCTTATAGTAGCGCCTGCAAAGGGATATCGCATGcatggtcacacacacacacaccattattCAAATGCATTATCACACACATGCCATTATTCACACGCATGATCACACACACTGTTATTCAAATGCATTATCACACGCATTACATTATCCACACgcgtgatcacacacacaccattattCGAATgcattttcacacacatgcatgatCACACACACCGTTATTCAAATGCATTATCACACGCATTCCATTATCCACACgcatgattacacacacacacacacacacacacacagttattcaAATGAATTATCACACGCATGCCATTATTTACACGTATGATCTCACACACtgttatttaaatgcattatcacaCGCATTACATTATTTACACATATGATCCCACACACCGTTATTCAAATGCATTATCACACGCATGCCATTATCTACATGTATAACCACACACGATCACACGCATGCCTTTATTCACATGTATGATCACTTACATGCTGTTATTTACACGTATAGTCACGTACATTCCTTTATTCACATGTATGATTGATTACATGcccttatttacatttatagtcaCAAGCATGCCTTTATTCGCATGTATGATCACTTACATGCCGTTATTTACATGTATAGTCACAAGCATGCCTTTATTCGCATGTATGATCACTTACATGCCGTTATTTACATGTATAGTCACAAGCATGCCTTTATTTGCATATATGATCACTTACATCCCGTTATTTACATGTATAATCACACGCATGCCTTTATTCGCATGTATGATCACTTACATGCCGTTATTTACATGTATAGTCACAAGCATGCCTTTATTCGCATGTATGATCACTTACATGCCGTTATTTACATGTATAATCACACGCATGCCTTTATTTGCATATATGATCACTTACATCCCGTTATTTACATGTATAATCACACGCATGCCTTTATTTGCATATATGATCATTTACATGTATAATCACATGCATGCCTTTATTCGCATGTATGATCACTTACATGCCGTTATTTACATGTATAGTCACACGCATGCCTTTATTCACATGTATGATCACTTACATGCCGTTATTTACATGTATAGTCACACGCATGCCTTTATTCACATGTATGATCACTTACATGCCGTTATTTACATGTATAATCACACGCATGCCTTTATTCGCATGTATGATCACTTACATGCCGTTATTTACATGTATAGTCACACGCATGCCTTTATTCACATGTATGATCACTTACATGCCGTTATTTACATGTATAGTCACACGCATGCCTTTTATTCACATGTATGATCACTTACATGCCGTTATTACATGTATAATCACACGCATGCCTTTATTCACATGTATGATCACTTACATGCCGTTATTTACATGTATAGTCACATGCATGCCTTTATTCGCATGTATGATCACTTACATGCCGTTATTTACATGTATAGTCACACGCATGCCTTTATTCACATGTATGATCACTTACATGCCGTTATTTACATGTATAGTCACACGCATGCCTTTATTCACATGTATGATCACTTACATGCCGTTATTTACATGTATAGTCACATGCATGCCTTTATTCGCATGTATGATCACTTACATGCCGTTATTTACATGTATAGTCACATGCATGCCTTTATTCGCATGTATGATCACTTACATGCCGTTATTTACATGTATAGTCACATGCATGCCTTTATTCGCCTGTATGATCACTACATGCCGTTATTTACATGTATAGTCACACGCATGCCTTTATTCGCATGTATGATCACTTACATGCCGTTATTTACATGTATAGTCACACGCATGCCTTTATTCGCATGTATGATCACTTCCATGCCGTTATTTACATGTATAGTCACACGCATGCCTTTATTTGCATGTTTGATCACTTCCATGCCGTTATTTACATGTATAGTCACAAGCATGCCTTTGTTCGCATGTATGATCACTTACATGCCGTTATTTACATGTATAGTCACACGCATGCCTTTATTCGCATGTATGATCACTTACATGCCGTTATTTACATGTATAGTCACAAGCATGCATTTATTCGCATGTTTGATCACTTACATGCCGTTATTTACATGTATAGTCACACGCATGCCTTTATTCACATGTTTGATCACTTACATGCCGTTATTTACATGTATAGTCACAAGCATGCATTTATTCGCATGTTTGATCACTTACATGCCGTTATTTACATGTATAGTCACACACATGCCTTTATTCACATGTATGATCACTTACATGCCATTATTTACATGTATAATCACACACATGCCTTTATTCACATGTTTGATCACTTACATGCCGTTATTTACATGTATAGTCACTCGCATGCCTTTATTCACATGTATGATCACTTACATGCCGTTATTTACATGTATAGTCACACGCATGCCTTTATTCGCATGTTTGATCACTTACATGCCGTTATTTACATGTATAGTCACACGCATGCCTTTATTCGCATGTATGATCACTTACATGCCATTATTTACATGTATAGTCACAAGCATGCATTTATTCGCATGTTTGATCATTACATGCCGTTATTACATGTATAGTCACATGCATGCCTTTATTCACATGTTTGATCACTTACATGCCGTTATTTACATGTATAGTCACACGCATGCCTTTATTCGCATGTATGATCACTTACATGCCATTATTTACATGTATAGTCACATGCATGCCTTTATTCGCATGTATGATCACTTACATGCCATTATTTACATGTATAGTCACAAGCATGCATTTATTCGCATGTTTGATCACTTACATGCCGTTATTTACATGTATAGTCACACGCATGCCTTTATTCGCATGTATGATCACTTACATGCCATTATTTACATGTATAGTCACATGCATGCCTTTATTCGCATGTATGATCACTTACATGCCATTATTTACATGTATAGTCACACACATGCCTTTCTTCGCATGCACGATCACACACCTCATTATTTACATGTACAATCTCACACACATGTGCGTTCATTCACATGCAtgatcacacacacttttattcacATGCATTGTCACACACAACATTACTCACGTGCATTATCACACATTGTTTTTCACATGCATGATCACACACCATAATTCACATTCACACCAGTCTGTTTTCAAACAGTTTCCATGTTGCTCCAGACACACGTAAAGCGCAATTCTCCACAGGACCTGTTTGAAAGCAGTCAGTGAGGCTCACCCTCGTCCATAGTGAGAACAGCACCGGTTTCtccaggccaatcagaacacggAAGGCTTCGTTCAGGTTCTGGTAGGAGAATTTTTCCGCCGCGTCTCCAATGACCACACAGTTTGGGGAAACTGGTGTCCACACCGTCAAACTCTGGGATCAGATCTGAAAGAGACCAGCTCTTATATTAGGAGACCTaatatgcaaaaatcacattgTAAGGGGTTTTATACAGTTGTGCGGCAGCAGTGTGAGAATATACGCAATATAGACATTTCTCCCTTTTGTATGTGTCATCgcaaggggaaagccccgcccacgagtgaccatctcttcctcattagcataagacgttagtcttgtttttgaatttgACACTATGCTGACACAGCCATTGTAACTCCGCCCTCTTtcgaaaagagcacaatctcatttgaatttaaagccgacagtcaccaaaacgccacaattagtaTCAAGCCTATTAGTGTAGTTAAACACGCCTAGTTTACTTTTTTTAGTAAATGGAAGTTATTTACATGTATAATCACAGATTACAAAGTTATTtacatgtataaacacacacgTTTAAACACACACTCGCGAACTTCCACTTCTTTGTTCCCTTGAGAGAATCCCGTGTCATTTTATAGTGCGTTCCACCTTATCAAGTGAATGAGGGAAGTGTACATGGACTGTACTGTACATGGACTTGAGCGAGACAGCTTCATATGTTCACTCCAGCACCTATATGTGCCAGAATGCAATGCAACTGTGACATGACAACCAAGTTTTAGGGTTTGGGGCACTgcatttaaacccattcagatgcTCCGCCAGAAGTGTAGACTTGTGTGACGTATTCGATGATGTACATCCGAGGGAACGTGACAGAGGGAAGCTAGTGAGAATGAACTGGGCTAGAATTCTGCCTTTATAagtggactaatgtagggaatagcGAATGAGGGGATAGGTGTGATTTCAGATACAGCATGTGGTGAtgatgattatgaaggtgaagtGCAGTACCGTCATGCACCAGCAGGTGAGGCCGCAGGTGCCTCTTTTGAAGGATCTGCACTACAGCCGGTGCAGGTGAAAACACGTGACTGACGCTGATGTCAAAACCCATCAAACGCAGCTTCTGCACGAATCTCTCACGCGTGTTCTGAGTCTCGTTAGTGCAGAAACGCAGTAACAGCCCAGAGTCCATCAACCTGAccaacacacagagacagacaggaATGAAACACAATgcacaacacatacacactctacaGTACATCAGTGTTTGCCAACCTGCGTACAGTACTATATCTTTTGGTTGTGTTTTCACTCATTctgtggccagtaaaattgcctattCTTACAGTAAGTattgtacagtattttaaaaacacaagacactaaagtattttgatataaATATAAGCCATTTTCAATCAAACCTgatcaaatgcaaataaaataatatcttgtatttaaaatacgtcattgtaatacatgtatcataaatattgTCACATCCCAGACTATAGTTAATAGGACAGTAattttttggtcccactttatattaagtgtccttaactactatgcacttgcatcaaaaaataaatacagtgtacttactgtgttcataatgtgtttgagaacacttgtggtgctcttgagttgggataggggtagggttatggacaggtttggttgTATGCAGGGCCCGTGCACAGACCTTTACAGGGGCTGTGTGGCGATCACAAAGTCAATAGCGGGGGGGGGAGAGGGGGTTTTGGTTGGGTAGGCGTTGATTGCAGAGTGAAGATCGGGGGGGTCTTTGTTCTGGTCGAGCAAGTACCTGCTGAGGGGGTACCTCTCCACATGAGGACGAAGggcggcagtggctctagccatcGGGCCCACCCCACTGTGCACGGCcctggtg encodes:
- the lhpp gene encoding LOW QUALITY PROTEIN: phospholysine phosphohistidine inorganic pyrophosphate phosphatase (The sequence of the model RefSeq protein was modified relative to this genomic sequence to represent the inferred CDS: deleted 2 bases in 2 codons), coding for MAADSSMEFLRSAKGVILDMCGVLYDSGEGGGQAIHGSVQAVKRLMDSGLLLRFCTNETQNTRERFVQKLRLMGFDISVSHVFSPAPAVVQILQKRHLRPHLLVHDDLIPEFDGVDTSSPNCVVIGDAAEKFSYQNLNEAFRVLIGLEKPVLFSLGRGRYYKETDGLKLDVGVFMKALEYACDVQAEVVGKPSAEFFKTVLNDMNLQPHEVVMVGDDLVNDVGGAQSCGMKGLQVRTGKYRPSDECDPTVRADAYVDDLSAAVDAILTNH